The proteins below are encoded in one region of Danio rerio strain Tuebingen ecotype United States chromosome 12, GRCz12tu, whole genome shotgun sequence:
- the bnip3 gene encoding BCL2/adenovirus E1B 19 kDa protein-interacting protein 3 isoform X1, which yields MSIEKHSVSEENLQGSWVELHFNNGGGSTSKAATDEQSASTAPSGDLEKMLLDAQHESGRSSSRGSLPCDSPPRSQTPLHLCRGSEVHSSGEKNSSQSEEDYLERRKEVEILMKKNADWIWDWSSRPENLPPKEFLLRHPKRSSTLSMRNTSVMKKGGIFSAEFLKVFLPSLVLSHILAVGLGVYIGRRFTASGTF from the exons ATGTCGATTGAAAAGCACAGCGTGTCTGAAGAAAACCTTCAGG GTTCTTGGGTGGAGCTGCATTTTAATAATGGGGGAGGCAGCACTTCTAAAGCAGCCACAGATGAACAGTCAGCTAGCACGGCCCCGAGCGGAGACCTGGAGAAGATGCTTCTGGATGCTCAGCACGAGTCGGGTCGGAGCAGCTCCAGAGGAAGCCTACCATGTGACAG tccTCCAAGATCCCAGACTCCTTTGCACTTGTGCAGGGGCTCCGAGGTccacagctctggggaaaaaaacAGCTCACAG TCAGAGGAAGACTATTTGGAGAGGAGAAAAGAGGTGGAGATCCTGATGAAGAAAAATGCTGATTGGATCTGGGACTGGTCGAGTCGCCCAGAAAACCTGCCACCCAA GGAGTTTCTGCTGCGGCACCCGAAGCGCTCCAGCACACTCAGCATGAGGAACACCAGTGTGATGAAGAAAGGAGGAATCTTCTCTGCTGAGTTCCTCAAAGTCTTCCTGCCCTCTCTGGTCCTCTCACACATCCTCGCTGTGGGTCTCGG GGTGTACATCGGAAGGCGTTTTACTGCTTCTGGCACCTTCTGA
- the bnip3 gene encoding BCL2/adenovirus E1B 19 kDa protein-interacting protein 3 (The RefSeq protein has 3 substitutions compared to this genomic sequence), which translates to MSIEKHSVSEENLQGSWVELHFNNGGGSTSKAATDEQSASTAPSGDLEKMLLDAQHESGRSSSRGSLPCDSPTRSQTPLHLRRGSEVHSSGEKNSSQSEEDYVERRKEVEILMKKNADWIWDWSSRPENLPPKEFLLRHPKRSSTLSMRNTSVMKKGGIFSAEFLKVFLPSLVLSHILAVGLG; encoded by the exons ATGTCGATTGAAAAGCACAGCGTGTCTGAAGAAAACCTTCAGG GTTCTTGGGTGGAGCTGCATTTTAATAATGGGGGAGGCAGCACTTCTAAAGCAGCCACAGATGAACAGTCAGCTAGCACGGCCCCGAGCGGAGACCTGGAGAAGATGCTTCTGGATGCTCAGCACGAGTCGGGTCGGAGCAGCTCCAGAGGAAGCCTACCATGTGACAG tccTCCAAGATCCCAGACTCCTTTGCACTTGTGCAGGGGCTCCGAGGTccacagctctggggaaaaaaacAGCTCACAG TCAGAGGAAGACTATTTGGAGAGGAGAAAAGAGGTGGAGATCCTGATGAAGAAAAATGCTGATTGGATCTGGGACTGGTCGAGTCGCCCAGAAAACCTGCCACCCAA GGAGTTTCTGCTGCGGCACCCGAAGCGCTCCAGCACACTCAGCATGAGGAACACCAGTGTGATGAAGAAAGGAGGAATCTTCTCTGCTGAGTTCCTCAAAGTCTTCCTGCCCTCTCTGGTCCTCTCACACATCCTCGCTGTGGGTCTCGGGTAG